A window of Cellulomonas wangleii genomic DNA:
CGTGGTGACCACGCACAACCCGTTCGCCGTCAACGACCTGTGGTTCGCCGAGCAGACCGGCGTCCCGCTCGAGCGGATGAACCCGTACGGGTCGTCGCTGGTCTACGGCCACCCGCAGGGCCCGACCGGCGCGCGCGCCGTGACCGAGCTGGTCCACGCGCTGCACGCGCGCGGCGGCGGCGTCGGGCTGTTCACCGGGTGCGCGGCCGGGGACTCCGCCGGGGCCGTCGTCGTGCGGGTCGACGGATGACGCGCGTCCACGCCGGCCCGCGGTCCCGCACCGCGGCACGACGGATCGCGTCGCTCGACCCCGACCGCGTCCCCACCCAGGTCCACGCCGCGAGCCCTGCCACGCACCAGCCCACGATGAGGGAGCACACCCGATGACCTCCGACCCCGCCGCCACCGCCACCGACCCGACGCCGCTGCTGACCTCGGTGCCCCTGGACGACCTGCCGTCCCTGGTGGGCACGACGTTCGGCCCGTCGTCCTGGCGCACGATCACGCAGGAGCAGGTCGACCGGTTCGCCGACCTGACGGGCGACCACAACCCCATCCACCTCGACCCCGAGTTCGCGGCGGGCACGCCGTTCGGCGGGACGATCGTCCACGGCTACCTCACGCTCGCGCTCGTCGTGCCGCTCATGGCCGAGGTCGTCGAGGTGACGGGCGTGGGTACCGGCGTGAACTACGGGCTCGACCGCCTGCGGTTCCCGGCGCCCGTGCGCGTGGGGTCGCGCATCCGC
This region includes:
- a CDS encoding MaoC family dehydratase, which translates into the protein MTSDPAATATDPTPLLTSVPLDDLPSLVGTTFGPSSWRTITQEQVDRFADLTGDHNPIHLDPEFAAGTPFGGTIVHGYLTLALVVPLMAEVVEVTGVGTGVNYGLDRLRFPAPVRVGSRIRVTSTLTSVSDVPGGYQAVFENTFEAEGQAKPAAVAVMIVRYYR